The nucleotide window TACTTCTAGCGCGTAATAGTTGGCACCAGACGAAAGCATGTTGCGTGGAACTTCTATCGGTCTTGGATCAGGGATTGCTTCGATGGGACCTCCGGCGGGAATCAACCCCATCAACAATATTTCTACAGTTGCCAGTTTATGATTATGAAGTGCTTGAATAGATCGTTTTTTACCTTTCTCGGTCGTGAGAAGATTTTTCTCCCTTAAAGACGAGACATGCTGATGAACTGTTGGAATAGAAATATCAAAATACTTCGCAATCTCGGTCAAAGAGGGCGAATATCCATTCTCTCGGCGGTATTCTCTGGCAAACTGCAGAATCTCCGCCTGTCGTTTTGATGGTTTTCCTATTCCAGTGCTTGACTTCTCTTTCATACTTAGAGTATACTACCTAACATAAACCTAAACAAGTGGAAGTTATCCACAAATCAAACAATGGAAAACAAACGTAAACATCTTGAATTTATCCAGGATATCGTCCGCAGAATGGCGGGTAATTTATTTTTCTTAAGAGGCTGGACTATCACTTTGATTTCCGCATTACTCGCTTTATTTATCAAAGGTAGTAATTCCAGCAATGTTATTTATTTTCTGATAGTTCTAACCCTAGTCTTTTGGATTTTAGATGGATATTTTCTTTCCCAAGAGCGACTATTCCGAGATTTATATAATTATGTGAGAAAACTTAAAGAGGAGGAGATTGATTTTTCAATGGACATAAGTGAATATAAAAAATTCAAGAAAAATACTTTGTTGTATGCAATGTTTTCTACTACTCTTTTAATTTTCTATTTACCATTGATTGGGGCGGCATTATTTATTGTGTATCTAAACTAAATTTAAAAAATTATGGCAAGAAAAGTTTTTGTAAGTTATAAATACAGTGATTCAAGTGTCCAGCATATCGCAAGGTTGGGAGAGAGCAATCCTACAACAGCAAGGCATTATGTTGATTGGTTGCATAATCATTTGGATGCGAACGATCATATAATTAAAGGTGAAGATGACGGAGAGGATATGGGTGGATTTAAGGACGAAACAATCGCCTCTAATTTGCGGGATAAAATCTATGATAGCACTGTTACGGTGGTTTTGATTTCAAAAAATATGAGAGAGCTCTATACGCCGGAATCAGACCAGTGGATACCTTGGGAAGTAGCGTACTCTCTGCGAGAGAAAACGAGAGAAGACAGAACGAGTGGATCAAATGGGATAGTGGCAGTAGTTATTCCAGACGAAAATGGTAGTTATGAATATTTTGTTCAACCGATAGGATGTGTTCATTGTGGCAGTATCAGATGGAAACAAGATACATTATTTCAAATTCTTGGAAAAAATATGTTCAACAGAAAGCAACCAAAAACGGCAGTATGTCCTAATGGTGTTTGCGGGGTAGTTCATACCGGCGACGACCATTCGTATATTCACCCTGTTAAGTGGAGCGATTTCATGCCAAATATAAATTACTACATTGACC belongs to Patescibacteria group bacterium and includes:
- a CDS encoding TIR domain-containing protein, translating into MARKVFVSYKYSDSSVQHIARLGESNPTTARHYVDWLHNHLDANDHIIKGEDDGEDMGGFKDETIASNLRDKIYDSTVTVVLISKNMRELYTPESDQWIPWEVAYSLREKTREDRTSGSNGIVAVVIPDENGSYEYFVQPIGCVHCGSIRWKQDTLFQILGKNMFNRKQPKTAVCPNGVCGVVHTGDDHSYIHPVKWSDFMPNINYYIDHATRLNQSIDDYELVKVVS
- the lexA gene encoding transcriptional repressor LexA, translating into MKEKSSTGIGKPSKRQAEILQFAREYRRENGYSPSLTEIAKYFDISIPTVHQHVSSLREKNLLTTEKGKKRSIQALHNHKLATVEILLMGLIPAGGPIEAIPDPRPIEVPRNMLSSGANYYALEVTGRSMIEEGISDGDIVIIRDQQTVDDGEKAVAYMPDRNEVTLKKIYREKDRIKLVPANKYMEPFYETNVEIQGKVVGVLRKEI